A single window of Streptomyces cathayae DNA harbors:
- a CDS encoding VWA domain-containing protein, protein MGILTLLRNAFGRSRRANTAEAEGATPVAETDGAEQSARADEATAATPTPPDRTDEPAAAAPAAPRLPSPSPEPTPTPTPTPTAEVSVPEPRSDEHDLVSAAFDNATPPTPTTPEPKAAEPEVAPEPEAKAETEVKAEPETTPEAEVPSEAEATPEAKADPEPEAEAEPEAKPEAKPEPEATPEAEVPSETEVPSETEATPEAKADPEPEAEAEPEAKPEAKSEPAPEAEVTPEAEAEADAEPEVEAEVEAKAEVESVLEPEAKPVLEPRTEVAPEPEAKPEVAAEAENSPETPEPSAAPEPEPKPEAAAEPKAVAEPEAEAEAEPEPKPMTAAAPEAQPEPEPETAPAPAPAGGEDTPQGPPAPDNESRTGGAGGNPTEAEGEAEAEPTTTPSLPQALTTAHTTAAATLAEHNLTGTRAAVYLVLDRSASMRPYYKDGSAQALAEQTLALAAHLTADPEATTVKVVFFSTEVDGTGELTLTDHENKIDTLHASLGRMGRTSYHAAVAEVLALHDKAAPAGTPALVVFQTDGAPDAKTPATQALTEAAKTHPAVFFSFVAFGDPENKAFDYLRKLKTPNTAHFLAGPSPLELTDKELYEAVLESWRP, encoded by the coding sequence ATGGGCATTCTCACTCTCCTGCGGAACGCGTTCGGTCGGTCACGCAGGGCGAACACCGCAGAGGCGGAGGGTGCGACGCCGGTCGCCGAAACGGACGGTGCGGAACAATCCGCCCGTGCGGACGAGGCGACCGCGGCCACCCCGACGCCGCCCGACCGGACCGACGAGCCCGCCGCGGCCGCACCGGCGGCCCCGAGGCTTCCGTCCCCCTCCCCCGAACCGACACCCACGCCGACGCCGACGCCGACGGCCGAGGTCTCCGTCCCGGAACCCCGTTCCGACGAACACGACCTCGTCTCGGCGGCCTTCGACAACGCAACGCCCCCGACCCCCACCACCCCGGAGCCCAAGGCAGCCGAGCCCGAGGTCGCACCCGAGCCCGAGGCGAAGGCCGAGACCGAGGTCAAGGCCGAACCTGAGACCACCCCCGAAGCCGAGGTCCCCTCCGAAGCTGAGGCCACCCCCGAAGCCAAGGCGGATCCCGAGCCCGAAGCCGAGGCCGAGCCTGAGGCGAAGCCCGAGGCCAAGCCTGAGCCCGAGGCCACCCCCGAAGCCGAGGTCCCCTCCGAAACTGAGGTCCCCTCCGAAACTGAGGCCACCCCCGAAGCCAAGGCGGATCCCGAGCCCGAAGCCGAGGCCGAGCCTGAGGCGAAGCCCGAGGCCAAGTCTGAGCCCGCACCCGAAGCTGAGGTCACCCCCGAGGCGGAGGCGGAGGCGGATGCCGAGCCCGAGGTGGAGGCCGAGGTGGAGGCGAAGGCCGAGGTCGAATCCGTACTCGAGCCCGAGGCCAAGCCCGTACTCGAGCCCCGGACCGAGGTCGCACCCGAGCCGGAAGCGAAGCCTGAGGTCGCGGCCGAGGCAGAAAACTCGCCCGAGACCCCCGAGCCCTCGGCGGCCCCCGAGCCCGAGCCGAAGCCCGAGGCCGCAGCAGAGCCCAAGGCCGTAGCCGAGCCGGAGGCGGAGGCGGAGGCGGAGCCCGAGCCGAAGCCGATGACGGCTGCCGCCCCGGAAGCACAGCCGGAACCGGAGCCTGAGACCGCACCCGCACCCGCACCCGCCGGTGGCGAGGACACCCCGCAGGGGCCACCCGCACCCGACAACGAAAGCCGCACGGGTGGTGCGGGTGGGAACCCCACCGAGGCCGAAGGCGAAGCCGAGGCCGAGCCGACCACCACCCCCTCGCTGCCGCAGGCACTCACCACCGCCCACACCACCGCCGCCGCCACCCTCGCGGAGCACAACCTCACCGGCACCCGCGCCGCCGTCTACCTCGTACTCGACCGCTCCGCGTCCATGCGCCCGTACTACAAGGACGGCTCCGCACAGGCCCTCGCCGAGCAGACCCTCGCCCTCGCCGCCCACCTCACCGCCGACCCCGAGGCCACCACGGTCAAGGTCGTCTTCTTCTCGACCGAGGTCGACGGCACCGGCGAGCTCACCCTCACCGACCACGAGAACAAGATCGACACCCTGCACGCCTCCCTCGGCCGCATGGGCCGGACCAGCTACCACGCGGCCGTGGCCGAGGTCCTCGCCCTGCACGACAAGGCCGCCCCCGCGGGCACCCCCGCCCTGGTGGTCTTCCAGACGGACGGCGCCCCCGACGCGAAGACCCCCGCCACCCAGGCCCTCACCGAGGCGGCGAAGACCCACCCCGCGGTCTTCTTCTCCTTCGTCGCCTTCGGTGACCCGGAGAACAAGGCCTTCGACTACCTCCGCAAGCTCAAGACACCGAACACCGCCCACTTCCTCGCCGGCCCGTCCCCCCTGGAACTCACCGACAAGGAGCTCTACGAGGCCGTCCTGGAGTCCTGGCGCCCGTAG
- the metG gene encoding methionine--tRNA ligase: MARHLITSALPYINGIKHLGNMVGSMLPADVYSRYLRQRGHEVLYICATDEHGTPAELAAKEQGLPVDTFCAQAHDAQKAVYDGFDLAFDHFGRSSSPQNVEITQHFARRLNENGFIEERSIRQVYSPADGRFLPDRYVEGTCPHCGYDKARGDQCENCTRVLDPTDLLDPRSAISGSTDLEVRETKHLFLLQSKLQHEVEEWVARHEEEWPHLAASIARKWLTEGLHDRSITRDLDWGVPVPADTWPELAAEGKVFYVWFDAPIEYIAATKEWADSAPEGETRDWKSWWYEVDDTVRYTEFMAKDNVPFHTVMFPATQLGVREPWKKVDYVKAFNWLTYYGGKFSTSQKRGVFTDQALDILPADYWRYFLIANAPESDDSSFTWEHFTATVNKDLADTLGNFVNRVLSFSKKRFGEAVPAGGEPGEAETRLGEEIAGLLAEYESQMEAKQFRKSAAALRALWSAGNSYLEEKAPWLEIKTDQDAAALTLRTAMNLIRLYAVVSEPFIPTAAAAMRRTFSLTDDTATWVTAEEARTLTSLPAGTPFTVPPVLFAKLTDEDLEAYKERFGGEPESA, from the coding sequence ATGGCTCGACACCTCATCACCAGCGCCCTTCCGTACATCAACGGGATCAAGCACCTGGGCAACATGGTGGGGTCCATGCTCCCGGCGGACGTCTACTCCCGTTACCTGCGCCAGCGCGGCCACGAGGTCCTGTACATCTGCGCGACCGACGAGCACGGCACCCCCGCCGAACTGGCGGCGAAGGAGCAGGGCCTCCCGGTCGACACGTTCTGCGCGCAGGCGCACGACGCGCAGAAGGCGGTCTACGACGGCTTCGACCTCGCCTTCGACCACTTCGGCCGCAGTTCGTCACCGCAGAACGTCGAGATCACCCAGCACTTCGCCCGCCGCCTGAACGAGAACGGTTTCATCGAGGAACGCTCGATCCGGCAGGTCTACAGCCCGGCCGACGGCCGCTTCCTCCCGGACCGCTACGTGGAGGGCACCTGCCCCCACTGCGGCTACGACAAGGCCCGCGGCGACCAGTGCGAGAACTGCACGCGCGTACTCGACCCGACCGACCTGCTCGACCCGCGTTCGGCGATCTCCGGTTCCACGGACCTGGAGGTCCGCGAGACCAAGCACCTCTTCCTCCTCCAGTCGAAGCTCCAGCACGAGGTCGAGGAGTGGGTCGCCCGGCACGAGGAGGAGTGGCCCCACCTGGCGGCCTCCATCGCCCGCAAGTGGCTGACCGAGGGCCTGCACGACCGTTCGATCACCCGTGACCTGGACTGGGGCGTCCCGGTGCCGGCCGACACCTGGCCGGAGCTGGCGGCCGAGGGCAAGGTCTTCTACGTCTGGTTCGACGCCCCGATCGAGTACATCGCCGCGACGAAGGAGTGGGCGGACTCCGCTCCCGAGGGCGAGACCCGGGACTGGAAGTCCTGGTGGTACGAGGTGGACGACACCGTCCGTTACACGGAGTTCATGGCGAAGGACAACGTCCCCTTCCACACGGTGATGTTCCCGGCCACCCAGCTGGGAGTCCGCGAGCCGTGGAAGAAGGTCGACTACGTCAAGGCCTTCAACTGGCTGACGTACTACGGCGGCAAGTTCTCCACCTCCCAGAAGCGGGGCGTCTTCACCGACCAGGCGCTGGACATCCTCCCGGCGGACTACTGGCGGTACTTCCTCATCGCCAACGCGCCCGAGTCGGACGACTCGTCCTTCACCTGGGAGCACTTCACCGCCACGGTGAACAAGGACCTGGCCGACACCCTCGGCAACTTCGTCAACCGCGTCCTGTCCTTCTCGAAGAAGCGCTTCGGCGAGGCGGTCCCGGCGGGCGGCGAGCCCGGCGAGGCGGAGACCCGGCTCGGCGAGGAGATCGCCGGGCTCCTCGCGGAGTACGAGTCCCAGATGGAGGCCAAGCAGTTCCGCAAGTCGGCGGCCGCGCTGCGCGCCCTGTGGTCCGCGGGCAACTCCTACCTGGAGGAGAAGGCCCCCTGGCTGGAGATCAAGACCGACCAGGACGCCGCCGCCCTCACCCTGCGCACGGCGATGAACCTGATCCGCCTGTACGCGGTGGTGTCGGAACCGTTCATCCCGACGGCCGCGGCCGCGATGCGCCGGACGTTCTCCCTCACCGACGACACGGCGACCTGGGTCACCGCCGAGGAGGCCCGTACGCTCACGTCGCTCCCCGCCGGCACCCCCTTCACCGTCCCGCCGGTCCTCTTCGCCAAGCTGACGGACGAGGACCTGGAGGCGTACAAGGAGCGCTTCGGCGGCGAGCCGGAGTCCGCGTAA
- a CDS encoding PH domain-containing protein yields the protein MALFGNAHSIDPASAQQDYARLLGHGEQVHAAYLLIRDTILFTDRRLILIDKQGITGKKTEYHSIPYRSISHFAVETAGHFDLDAELKIWLSGSPTPVQKTFTKGVDIYEVQAILTQFVTR from the coding sequence ATGGCACTGTTCGGCAACGCACACAGCATCGACCCGGCATCGGCGCAGCAGGACTACGCCCGTCTCCTGGGCCACGGCGAACAGGTGCACGCCGCCTACCTGCTGATCCGCGACACCATCCTCTTCACCGACCGCCGGCTGATCCTGATCGACAAGCAGGGCATCACCGGCAAGAAGACCGAGTACCACTCGATCCCGTACCGCAGCATCAGCCACTTCGCCGTCGAGACCGCCGGCCACTTCGACCTCGACGCCGAACTGAAGATCTGGCTCTCGGGCTCCCCGACCCCCGTCCAGAAGACCTTCACCAAGGGCGTCGACATCTACGAGGTCCAGGCCATCCTCACCCAGTTCGTGACCCGCTGA
- a CDS encoding DUF397 domain-containing protein gives MIRKTAAGDASELAWFKSSYSSGNDGNSCVEFALTPGTVHVRDSKSVDGPRLVLTPGAWADFVAHASGS, from the coding sequence ATGATCCGCAAGACCGCTGCCGGGGACGCCTCCGAGCTGGCGTGGTTCAAGAGCAGTTACAGCAGCGGCAACGACGGCAACTCCTGCGTCGAGTTTGCTCTCACCCCCGGCACCGTGCACGTCCGCGACTCCAAGAGCGTCGACGGCCCCCGCCTGGTGCTCACGCCCGGCGCGTGGGCCGACTTCGTGGCACACGCGTCGGGAAGCTGA
- a CDS encoding helix-turn-helix domain-containing protein encodes MSVDGEAVRLRTEADEPGWEVDPDDEWGVAVLATVGRQLRLRREAVGMRVADFAAAVGYGDDLVHKVEGGKRIPRQEYLDRADEVLDAGGLIAAAWEDVKKVRYPKTVRELAKLEAQAVEIGIYESNGINGLLQVPGHARALFEAMQPPYSPDEVERMVAARAARSSIYERSPAPALSFVLEEAALRRPIGGTMVLRQQLERLLEVGRLHNVVLQVMPLNCETHSGMDGKIELLKFADGSAVGRSDGAFNGRPTSEPKHLRVLELRYGTIRAQALSPRESLAFVGQLLGET; translated from the coding sequence ATGTCGGTGGACGGCGAGGCGGTACGGCTCCGGACCGAGGCGGACGAACCGGGGTGGGAGGTGGACCCGGACGACGAGTGGGGCGTGGCCGTTCTCGCCACGGTGGGTCGGCAGTTGAGGCTGCGGCGGGAGGCCGTGGGGATGCGGGTCGCCGACTTCGCGGCGGCGGTCGGGTACGGGGACGACCTCGTCCACAAGGTTGAGGGCGGCAAGCGGATCCCCCGACAGGAGTACCTGGACAGGGCCGACGAGGTGCTGGACGCGGGCGGACTCATCGCGGCGGCCTGGGAGGACGTGAAGAAGGTCCGGTATCCGAAAACAGTTCGGGAGCTGGCCAAGCTGGAGGCCCAGGCGGTAGAGATCGGCATCTACGAGAGCAACGGCATCAACGGACTTCTGCAGGTCCCCGGCCACGCACGCGCCCTGTTCGAAGCCATGCAGCCTCCCTACTCCCCGGATGAGGTGGAGCGGATGGTGGCCGCACGCGCGGCTCGTTCGTCGATCTACGAGCGGTCACCCGCGCCCGCGCTCAGCTTCGTCCTGGAAGAGGCGGCCCTGCGCCGTCCGATCGGGGGCACAATGGTGTTGCGCCAGCAGCTCGAACGTCTGTTGGAGGTGGGTCGGCTGCACAACGTTGTTCTTCAGGTGATGCCGCTGAACTGCGAGACGCACTCCGGCATGGACGGCAAGATCGAGCTGCTGAAGTTCGCAGACGGATCGGCAGTGGGCCGCTCGGACGGCGCGTTCAACGGTCGGCCGACTTCGGAACCCAAACACCTGCGCGTTCTTGAGCTGCGGTATGGCACCATCCGGGCTCAGGCTCTCTCGCCACGGGAGTCGCTGGCCTTCGTCGGACAACTGCTGGGGGAGACATGA
- a CDS encoding ATP-binding protein, which produces MNSEKSTQLVSATDHFSVLLSPTPRGARLARLLATDWMRDRDLPHPTAEAAEHLVAELAANAATHGRLAGRDFRLALLDRDATLRIEVTDTRGDDLPSRRVPAPDAESGRGLLLAEALADRWGVRLGPVPRKTVWAELDLPHP; this is translated from the coding sequence GTGAACAGCGAAAAGTCCACCCAACTCGTGTCGGCCACCGACCACTTCAGCGTGCTCCTGTCACCCACACCCCGAGGCGCCCGCCTCGCCCGGCTGCTCGCCACGGACTGGATGCGCGACCGGGACCTGCCCCACCCCACCGCCGAGGCCGCCGAACACCTCGTCGCCGAACTCGCCGCGAACGCGGCCACCCACGGCCGGCTCGCCGGACGCGACTTCCGCCTCGCACTCCTGGACCGCGACGCGACCCTCCGCATCGAGGTCACGGACACCCGCGGTGACGACCTCCCGAGCCGCCGCGTGCCCGCCCCCGACGCCGAGTCCGGACGCGGCCTGCTCCTCGCCGAGGCGCTCGCCGACCGCTGGGGCGTGCGGCTCGGACCGGTCCCCCGCAAGACCGTATGGGCAGAACTCGATCTACCGCACCCCTGA
- a CDS encoding helix-turn-helix domain-containing protein, protein MDTQNTSVPPHAQSRNDGKNHPSRRARAKGHPGGVTHDNSRHATRFTVIGNHLAQHPDLSLLAIGLGCHIQSLPTGAPVGIKSLAARFPEGTTRIADALRKLETHGYLRRIRERTPTGRIVTRTVSCNQPGRRDAPSETGEAPEPPARRAATAPQQEPARRRALPAVPKPGYTSPDLLQAATDVLTGLRREDPRLLLSATDAEHLAPGVAAWLERDLTPAAVRRALAGDLPLEPLVRPAAFLAHRLTAKLPPLPPFRAPEPPAPVRYPLRNCDTCDHAYRGPDPHHCQGCASAGVGSGVPDTGTDEPSLVEQSRP, encoded by the coding sequence ATGGACACCCAAAACACTAGCGTGCCCCCGCACGCCCAGTCCCGTAACGACGGGAAAAACCACCCCTCTCGCCGCGCCCGCGCGAAGGGGCACCCCGGCGGCGTCACCCACGACAACTCCCGCCACGCCACCCGCTTCACGGTGATCGGCAACCACCTCGCCCAGCACCCGGACCTCTCCCTGCTGGCGATCGGACTGGGCTGCCACATCCAGTCCCTCCCCACCGGCGCCCCCGTCGGCATCAAGTCCCTGGCCGCCCGCTTCCCGGAGGGCACGACCCGGATCGCCGACGCCCTGCGCAAGCTGGAGACGCATGGCTACCTGCGCCGTATCCGCGAACGCACCCCGACCGGCCGGATCGTCACTCGCACCGTCTCCTGCAACCAGCCCGGCCGACGCGACGCCCCGTCCGAAACGGGCGAGGCGCCCGAACCCCCGGCCCGCCGCGCGGCCACCGCCCCGCAGCAGGAACCCGCACGCCGCCGCGCCCTCCCCGCCGTACCGAAGCCCGGGTACACCTCCCCGGACCTCCTCCAGGCAGCCACCGACGTCCTCACCGGCCTGCGCCGCGAGGACCCCCGCCTGCTGCTCTCCGCCACCGACGCCGAGCACCTCGCCCCCGGCGTCGCCGCCTGGCTGGAACGGGACCTGACCCCCGCCGCCGTACGCAGGGCCCTGGCCGGCGACCTGCCCCTGGAGCCCCTGGTCCGGCCCGCCGCCTTCCTGGCCCACCGCCTGACGGCCAAACTGCCGCCCCTCCCGCCGTTCCGCGCCCCCGAACCGCCCGCGCCCGTCCGGTACCCCCTGCGCAACTGCGACACCTGCGACCACGCGTACCGCGGCCCCGACCCCCACCACTGCCAGGGCTGCGCCTCAGCGGGTGTCGGTTCCGGTGTCCCCGACACCGGAACCGACGAGCCGTCCCTCGTTGAACAGAGCCGACCGTGA
- a CDS encoding phospholipase D-like domain-containing protein, with protein MPGCRPQRPGKVRVRHRAGGTGVLHAKLIAADRHTAFLGSANLTDRALSHNIELGVLPRDPSTVEPLVDHFCRLLAPENNAMRFA; from the coding sequence CTGCCGGGCTGCCGCCCGCAGCGGCCCGGCAAGGTACGTGTCCGGCATCGTGCGGGCGGTACGGGGGTCCTGCATGCCAAACTGATCGCCGCCGACCGGCACACGGCCTTCCTGGGCAGCGCCAACCTCACCGACCGGGCTCTGTCCCACAACATCGAGCTCGGAGTGCTGCCACGCGACCCGAGCACCGTGGAACCGCTGGTCGACCACTTCTGCCGGCTTCTGGCTCCGGAGAACAACGCCATGCGCTTCGCATGA